A window from Drosophila kikkawai strain 14028-0561.14 chromosome 2L, DkikHiC1v2, whole genome shotgun sequence encodes these proteins:
- the LOC108086098 gene encoding lectizyme → MKLITVTLIVALVAVAQGGKLTDKLSKMVPSFATGFVINGTEADPHSAPYIVSLATNPAKHSHICGATIIAKDWIVTAAHCISNPVGMSAIAGLHTRAEVDELTQQRTIDFGRVHEKYTGGVGPFDIALLHVSEPFVFNEWVSPATLPSREQVHEGETHLYGWGQPKSYVFTAAKTLQTVTTDIVNYSECKEALPEDAPLAETNICSASQQQSKSACNGDSGGPLVVEYEDAASELIGIVSWGYIPCGLAQMPSVYTRTSAYIDWISEIQAAYYKLF, encoded by the coding sequence ATGAAGCTGATCACCGTTACTCTCATCGTCGCCCTTGTGGCCGTCGCCCAGGGTGGCAAGCTCACCGACAAGCTGTCCAAGATGGTCCCCAGCTTCGCCACCGGTTTCGTGATCAACGGCACCGAGGCTGATCCCCACTCGGCTCCCTACATCGTCTCGCTGGCCACCAATCCCGCCAAGCACTCGCACATCTGCGGTGCCACCATCATTGCCAAGGACTGGATTGTGACCGCCGCCCACTGCATCTCCAACCCGGTTGGCATGAGCGCCATCGCTGGTCTGCACACCCGCGCCGAGGTCGATGAGCTCACCCAGCAGCGCACCATCGATTTTGGCCGCGTTCATGAGAAGTATACCGGCGGCGTTGGACCCTTCGATATCGCCCTTCTGCACGTCAGCGAGCCCTTCGTCTTCAACGAGTGGGTGTCACCCGCCACTCTGCCCAGTCGCGAACAGGTCCATGAGGGAGAGACCCATCTGTACGGATGGGGACAGCCCAAGTCCTATGTCTTCACTGCCGCCAAGACCCTGCAGACCGTGACCACCGATATTGTCAACTATAGCGAATGCAAGGAGGCCCTGCCCGAGGATGCTCCCCTGGCTGAAACCAACATCTGCTCCGcctcccagcagcagagcaagAGCGCCTGCAACGGTGACTCTGGCGGCCCTCTTGTCGTGGAGTACGAGGATGCTGCCTCCGAGCTGATCGGCATCGTGTCCTGGGGCTACATTCCCTGCGGCTTGGCCCAGATGCCCTCCGTCTACACCCGTACCTCTGCCTACATCGACTGGATCTCCGAGATTCAGGCCGCCTACTACAAGCTCTTCTAA
- the LOC108086097 gene encoding trypsin: MLLPLILLPVLLALAGANPAQLPHIQHLTLKSLEQVPVEIQPLIIDGYDVQGVDNVPYLVSLSLTKATYTHLCGGCIIAKRWIVTAAHCVEDLRKFNDGDVLGTPIYAGVVNRSNVTAAQVRYVDFASTHRGFTGEAGSDNIALLHVSESFEYSARVQAIALPDIEDDYSGKTAAVYGWGLTDADGDEYSKELKYAFAPLLNSTACKELLPADAPLTKQQVCSQVKTCYGDGGTPLIYWPITGPAELVGLGSWSYMPCGFASRPTAYTSVTAYVGWIYQVIAAYYQLN, translated from the coding sequence ATGCTTTTGCCACTGATTCTGCTGCCCGTGCTCTTGGCTTTGGCCGGAGCTAATCCCGCCCAGCTGCCGCACATCCAGCATCTGACGCTCAAGAGCCTGGAACAGGTGCCCGTGGAGATCCAGCCGCTGATCATCGATGGCTACGATGTCCAGGGTGTGGACAATGTACCCTACCTGGTCTCCCTGTCCCTGACCAAGGCCACCTACACTCACCTGTGCGGTGGCTGCATCATTGCCAAGCGATGGATCGTGACGGCCGCCCACTGTGTGGAGGATCTGCGCAAGTTCAACGATGGCGATGTCTTGGGAACCCCCATCTATGCGGGCGTTGTCAACAGGAGCAATGTGACGGCAGCCCAGGTGCGTTACGTGGACTTTGCTTCCACGCATCGTGGTTTTACCGGTGaagccggcagcgacaacattGCCCTGCTGCATGTTTCGGAGAGCTTCGAGTACTCGGCCCGCGTCCAGGCCATCGCCCTGCCCGACATTGAAGATGACTACAGTGGAAAGACGGCTGCCGTTTATGGATGGGGTCTCACGGACGCCGATGGCGATGAGTACTCCAAGGAGCTGAAGTATGCCTTTGCTCCGCTCCTGAACAGCACGGCGTGCAAGGAGCTCCTGCCGGCTGACGCTCCTCTTACCAAGCAGCAGGTTTGCTCGCAGGTGAAGACCTGCTACGGAGATGGAGGCACCCCGCTCATCTACTGGCCCATCACTGGACCCGCGGAGCTGGTGGGACTTGGCTCCTGGAGCTACATGCCCTGTGGCTTTGCCAGCCGACCAACGGCCTACACCTCGGTGACGGCCTACGTGGGTTGGATTTACCAGGTGATTGCCGCCTACTATCAGCTGAACTGA
- the Plc21C gene encoding 1-phosphatidylinositol 4,5-bisphosphate phosphodiesterase classes I and II isoform X5 yields MMSAGGTYISTASVEVPQALQDGDKFIRWDDDSGTGTPVTMRVDAKGFFLYWVDQNNELDILDIATIRDVRTGQYAKRPKDNKLRQIVTLGQQDTLEEKTVTVCHGSDFVNMTFVNFCCTRRDIAQLWSDGLIKLAYSLAQLNGSAIMFLQKAHTRLCLQVDKTGRIPVKNIIKLFAQNKEDRKRVEKALDVTGLPSGKVDSISVSKFQFEDFYNLYKYLTQRSEVERLFDSIVGNSKRKCMSIAQLVEFLNKTQRDPRLNEILYPYANPARAKELIQQYEPNKFNAQKGQLSLDGFLRYLMGDDNPIMAPNKLDLCDDMDQPLSHYFINSSHNTYLTGHQLTGKSSVEIYRQCLLAGCRCVELDFWNGRTEEPVIVHGYTFVPEIFAKDVLEAIAESAFKTSEYPVILSFENHCNPRQQAKIANYCREIFGDMLLDKPMDSHPLEPNVDLPPPAMLRRKIIIKNKKKHHHHHHHHKKPSQVGTPAANNKLMTANSVDAAAKAAQQVAAQEDGGARSTANGDIGGAAGHAPPLQQIRQSSKDSTGSSDSDSSSDDESLPNTTPNPPSGNEPPPEKAQKETEAGAEISALVNYVQPIHFSSFENAEKKNRCYEMSSFDEKQATTLLKERPIEFVNYNKHQLSRVYPAGTRFDSSNFMPQLFWNAGCQLVALNFQTLDLAMQLNLGIFEYNARSGYLLKPEFMRRSDRRLDPFAESTVDGIIAGTVSITVLSGQFLTDKRVNTFVEVDMYGLPADTVRKKFRTKTVRDNGMNPVYDEEPFVFKKVVLPELASIRIAAYEEGGKLIGHRVLPVIGLCPGYRHVNLRSEVGQPIALASLFLCVVVKDYVPDDLSNFAEALANPIKYQSELEKRDIQLSVLTDETDAVGSADEDLSKSFVFVQVGGQKKELRPVESLATSPKHRASISAAAAMSVDCVALDRTDGGRGDQDCVSIVAPSIQHQHSLDQSVSTSIRQVESSQFDVDLVVAEPLDKILEHKSVKEKRLEMEKKLESLRKKHDKEKVKIAGQKSSPLEGKKPKFAITNKLVKRLSNKSLEPGVEVPACPLDLGDSSEESVGAGEDLAGGSNQDSGTQETRLRSACREYTSQYRELQEKYHEAIYSAADKVLKASQTAQVKQLKASLDKVTEEVMHQLQEARRNEVKNLATVHRDKDELVRMKREVASSVVERGVAERVRLKQTFDRRTDELQKQHDSVRNALADHRSKARQILDKDAESRSCVSSSGFLVLFHGPHHHGCSGSASSAGNNLTLNLEAGAAGISPAKSHNSIAAGADMKT; encoded by the exons GACTCGGGCACTGGAACGCCGGTGACGATGCGCGTCGATGCCAAGGGCTTCTTTCTCTACTGGGTGGACCAGAACAATGAGTTGGATATCCTCGATATAGCCACCATTCGAGATGTACGCACGGGACAATATGCCAAGCGGCCCAAg GACAACAAGCTGCGCCAAATTGTGACCCTGGGGCAGCAGGACACGCTGGAGGAGAAGACGGTAACAGTGTGTCATGGCTCCGATTTCGTCAACATGACGTTTGTCAACTTTTGCTGCACCCGACGGGACATTGCCCAG CTCTGGTCCGATGGCCTCATCAAACTGGCCTACAGCCTGGCCCAGCTCAATGGCTCGGCGATTATGTTCCTGCAGAAGGCCCACACCAGGCTTTGCCTGCAGGTGGACAAGACTGGACGCATACCAGTGAAAAA CATCATAAAACTTTTCGCCCAGAACAAGGAGGATCGGAAACGTGTCGAGAAGGCTTTGGACGTGACCGGTTTGCCATCGGGAAAGGTCGATAGCATATCGGTGTCGAAATTTCAATTCGAGGACTTTTACAATTTGTACAAATACCTCACGCAGCGTTCGGAGGTGGAGCGTCTCTTTGACAGCAT CGTTGGCAACTCAAAGCGCAAATGCATGTCCATTGCCCAGCTGGTGGAGTTCCTCAACAAAACGCAACGCGATCCCCGCCTGAACGAGATCCTGTATCCCTATGCGAATCCTGCTCGGGCCAAGGAGCTCATCCAGCAGTACGAGCCCAACAAGTTCAATGCACAAAAGGGCCAGCTAAGTTTGGATGGCTTTTTAAG GTACCTCATGGGCGACGACAACCCCATTATGGCCCCCAACAAGCTCGATCTCTGCGACGACATGGACCAGCCGCTGTCGCATTACTTCATCAACTCCTCGCACAACACCTACCTGACGGGCCACCAGCTGACAGGCAAGTCCTCCGTGGAGATATACAGGCAGTGCCTCCTGGCAGGATGCAG ATGCGTCGAGCTGGACTTTTGGAATGGACGCACCGAGGAGCCGGTCATCGTCCATGGCTATACCTTCGTTCCGGAAATATTCGCCAAGGATGTGCTGGAGGCCATCGCAGAGAGTGCATTTAAAACATCCGAATACCCTGTGATATTGAGCTTTGAGAATCACTGCAATCCAAGGCAACAG GCAAAAATTGCCAACTATTGCCGCGAAATATTTGGCGATATGCTGCTCGACAAGCCAATGGATTCGCATCCCCTGGAACCCAATGTGGACCTGCCACCGCCAGCCATGCTCCGCCGTAAGATCATCATCAAGAACAAGAAGaagcatcatcatcaccatcatcatcacaaGAAGCCGTCACAGGTGGGAACGCCGGCAGCTAACAACAAACTGATGACGGCCAACTCAG tggATGCAGCGGCCAAGGCGGCGCAACAAGTGGCTGCCCAAGAGGATGGCGGCGCCAGAAGCACAGCCAATGGGGACATAGGCGGTGCAGCGGGTCATGCTCCGCCACTGCAA cAAATCCGCCAGAGCTCCAAGGACAGCACCGGTTCCTCCGACTCGGACAGCTCCTCGGACGATGAATCCCTGCCCAATACCACGCCCAATCCGCCCAGCGGCAATGAACCGCCGCCGGAGAAGGCCCAAAAGGAGACAGAGGCTGGGGCTGAGATCTCTGCTTTGGTCAACTACGTCCAGCCCATACACTTTAGCTCCTTTGAGAATGCAGAGA aaaaaaacCGCTGCTATGAAATGTCCTCGTTCGACGAGAAGCAGGCCACCACGCTGCTCAAGGAGCGACCCATCGAGTTTGTCAACTACAACAAGCACCAGCTGTCTCGTGTTTATCCTGCGGGCACTCGCTTCGACAGCTCCAACTTCATGCCGCAGCTATTCTGGAACGCTGGATGCCAGCTGGTGGCCCTGAACTTCCAGACCCTCGACCTGGCCATGCAGCTTAACTTGGGCATCTTCGAGTACAATGCCCGCTCGGGATACCTCCTGAAGCCGGAGTTTATGCGCCGCTCGGATCGGAGACTAGATCCCTTTGCCGAGAGCACTGTGGATGGCATTATAGCGGGCACAGTTTCGATTACCGTGCTCTCTGGGCAGTTTCTCACGGACAAAAGGGTAAACACCTTTGTGGAGGTGGACATGTATGGCCTGCCGGCAGATACAGTGCGCAAGAAGTTTCGCACCAAGACTGTCAGGGATAATGGCATGAATCCGGTCTACGATGAAGAGCCTTTTGTGTTTAAGAAGGTGGTTTTGCCTGAGCTGGCGAGCATCAGGATAGCAGCTTATGAGGAGGGAGGCAAGCTCATAGGACATCGCGTGCTGCCGGTGATAGGTCTGTGTCCAGGCTATCGCCATGTGAATCTGCGCTCTGAGGTGGGTCAACCCATAGCTTTGGCTTCGCTCTTCCTGTGCGTGGTGGTCAAGGACTATGTGCCCGATGATTTGTCCAACTTTGCCGAGGCTTTGGCTAATCCCATCAAGTATCAAAGCGAGCTGGAGAAGCGTGACATACAGCTGTCGGTGCTGACGGATGAAACCGATGCAGTGGGCAGTGCGGATGAGGATCTCTCCAAGTCGT TCGTTTTCGTCCAAGTAGGTGGCCAAAAGAAGGAGCTGCGTCCGGTGGAGTCGTTAGCCACCTCGCCCAAGCACAGGGCCAGCATTTCGGCAGCTGCAGCCATGAGTGTGGATTGTGTGGCTTTGGATCGCACAGATGGCGGACGGGGAGACCAGGACTGCGTCTCCATAGTGGCGCCTTCGATACAGCATCAGCACTCCCTGGATCAATCTGTAAGCACCTCCATACGCCAGGTGGAATCCTCACAGTTTGATGTAGATTTGGTGGTGGCTGAGCCTTTGGACAAGATCTTGGAGCACAAGAGCGTCAAGGAGAAGCGGCTGGAGATGGAAAAGAAGCTGGAATCGCTGCGCAAGAAGCACGACAAGGAGAAGGTCAAGATAGCAGGCCAAAAGTCCAGTCCCCTCGAAGGCAAGAAGCCCAAGTTTGCCATCACCAACAAGTTGGTAAAGCGGCTGAGCAACAAGAGCCT CGAGCCCGGCGTGGAGGTGCCCGCCTGTCCCCTGGATCTGGGCGATAGCAGCGAGGAGAGTGTTGGAGCTGGCGAAGATCTGGCTGGTGGTAGCAACCAGGATAGTGGCACCCAGGAAACACGTTTGCGCAGTGCCTGCAGGGAGTACACTTCGCAGTATCGAGAGCTGCAGGAGAAGTACCACGAGGCCATCTACAGTGCCGCCGACAAGGTGCTCAAGGCCTCGCAAACAGCGCAGGTAAAGCAGCTAAAGGCGTCTTTAGACAAGGTCACGGAAGAGGTGATGCATCAGCTGCAGGAGGCGCGTCGGAACGAGGTCAAGAATCTGGCCACAGTGCACAGGGATAAAGACGAGCTAGTCAG AATGAAACGCGAGGTGGCCAGCTCTGTGGTGGAGCGCGGCGTGGCGGAGCGCGTGCGTCTGAAGCAGACCTTCGATCGGCGCACGGATGAGCTGCAGAAGCAGCATGACTCGGTGCGCAATGCCTTGGCGGATCATCGCTCCAAG GCTCGCCAGATCCTTGACAAGGATGCCGAGTCACGCAGCTGTGTGTCCAGCAGTGGCTTCCTGGTGCTCTTCCATGGACCCCATCACCATGGCTGCTCGGGCTCCGCTAGCTCAGCAGGCAATAATCTCACCCTGAATCTGGAGGCAGGTGCTGCCGGCATTTCACCCGCCAAGTCGCACAACAGCATTGCGGCCGGAGCGGATATGAAAACGTAA
- the LOC108086096 gene encoding uncharacterized protein produces the protein MVRRGSQRRQSLRFMGGQWVKGESEAQSQPDNEPEQDPSCQELDPHNTYQEKPLHMRQWMRWHNCKVHQMTNTAETYPSIRPPINKCFPGKNLEYIDESMEANQCGRMFTMGKDDVVAVWKQSPHKDSLACYGIGEHSEAYSEAVAKSLKAASLLPKEPKKSHVRPNFQPMVKVTQPRGTYVLNRDCLKAKLGEIPNVRRHLGTSNAFSGLHCPPLADTNHPFADQSTFPKVSIKLALGIEKPAKPPKHGLRRKHWYCPPLCDDVEINKCTEYEWAKYKMENHPADEVVMQEFEPVHGHEPRNYDELYKTLESCFIQNPDGDEICEAYEQCCKDPEDPPSQGCNEFMPEGAEAGETCSCLGHCNCERSKGGRSPKEKEQQDEESQDSDSIEPIDIE, from the exons ATGGTCAGACGAGGATCGCAACGCCGGCAATCGTTGAGATTCATGGGCGGTCAGTGGGTAAAGGGCGAGTCGGAGGCACAGTCGCAGCCCGACAATGAGCCGGAGCAGGACCCCTCTTGCCAGGAGCTAGATCCCCATAACACTTACCAGGAGAAGCCGCTTCACATGCGCCAGTGGATGCGGTGGCACAACTGCAAGGTACACCAGATGACCAACACTGCCGAGACCTATCCCAGCATCCGGCCACCGATCAATAAATGCTTTCCCGGGAAGAACCTGGAGTACATTGACGAGTCCATGGAGGCCAATCAGTGTGGCCGGATGTTCACAATGGGCAAGGACGACGTGGTGGCCGTGTGGAAACAGAGTCCGCACAAGGACAGCCTCGCCTGTTATGGCATCGGTGAGCACTCTGAAGCCTACAGCGAGGCGGTGGCCAAGAGCCTAAAGGCGGCCAGTCTGCTCCCCAAAGAGCCGAAGAAGTCCCACGTCCGCCCCAATTTCCAGCCGATGGTAAAGGTGACGCAGCCGCGTGGCACCTATGTCCTTAACCGGGACTGCCTGAAGGCCAAGCTAGGTGAGATACCCAATGTCCGGCGCCATTTGGGTACAAGCAACGCCTTCTCCGGGCTCCACTGTCCGCCGCTCGCGGATACTAACCATCCCTTCGCGGATCAATCCACCTTTCCCAAGGTAAGCATTAAGCTGGCCCTGGGCATTGAGAAGCCAGCCAAGCCTCCAAAGCATGGCCTGCGACGCAAGCACTGGTACTGCCCCCCACTGTGTGACGATGTGGAGATCAACAAGTGCACGGAGTACGAGTGGGCCAAGTACAAGATGGAGAATCATCCCGCCGACGAGGTTGTGATGCAAGAATTTGAGCCCGTCCATGGCCATGAGCCGAGGAACTACGATGAACTATACAAGACCCTGGAGAGCTGTTTCATTCAAAATCCCGATGGGGATGAGATTTGCGAAGCGTACGAGCAATGTTGCAAGGATCCCGAGGATCCACCCTCGCAGGGATGCAACGAGTTTATGCCGGAAGGAGCCGAAGCAGGTG AAACCTGCAGCTGTCTTGGCCATTGCAACTGTGAGAGGAGCAAGGGTGGCAGATCCCCCAAAGAAAAGGAACAACAGGACGAGGAAAGCCAAGACAGTGATAGTATAGAGCCTATAGATATAGAGtaa
- the LOC108086095 gene encoding LOW QUALITY PROTEIN: uncharacterized protein (The sequence of the model RefSeq protein was modified relative to this genomic sequence to represent the inferred CDS: inserted 1 base in 1 codon) produces the protein MSRRDSRKRPPCDHQPRPSVNPTISTMGIAGDICLLNPYGLMRQWNCKPSSFSPGERYPSIRPPVSRCSHCQTLKWLEESMKQEGCFNPEVVNDALRIWRSSPHKKTLGYYGIGNPNEKPEAESYNKSLKRSLQHTKGGVPKVKALHSPLPLPLKPPKPAPVCQPYILNPQALQAELERMPTVKQKLRPSEAFSALFCRMPIDPKDPLGVNEARNKAREQAKAKEKPVKSPNHGKHWYCPPKCDGAENKCTDYEWAKYNLDSRSYDEAFERWFKEQTIVQPDQEPLNYDDLYKRFQGCFEIKSGPDPECLALVECCPGMEMPGGGSAGDGTGGGSAGGGAGGGTAGGGAGEHGEDGKGGTGRDGQGDGVGGSPSKDGLKQKGDQDQADKDKDRYTNDKNKDKNRDKNTDKDKDTDKNKDKDTDKDKNKDKYDKDTDKNKDKISDKDTGKDKDKDKDKNTNKDKDKDKIGDTKNNNADKGKTKNKDKTGKEDGDADKDKWGKGKNKDKTKDGEELDKNKSKPEPGKDKKKEVEESDKDKSQLKPDNDKKDKKKGKTSEEHAKAKSKLKPGQKPEFPKDMINDLRLTDASDIPNDRTKRPSSLEVPEKESLVEDDNMWTWKLREKPKKSRRKSNKSKSKAKSVSPVNEKDQDKDKNQCPPCPPEGCPCAICKAVYGQPVEDRPFMKDLLRQEKERKLRDYLRNMRHAEYLKCGGAQGRAPLHRVDPTTCDDTFCXNPKLGEYCDCLGALQRLQVLLDKRRHPFINREVNLNLAKLRSRIVRRLCESI, from the exons ATGAGCCGTCGCGACAGCCGCAAGCGGCCACCTTGTGACCATCAACCCCGACCCAGCGTCAACCCCACCATTTCCACAATGGGCATTGCCGGCGACATTTGTCTCCTTAATCCCTATGGCTTGATGCGCCAGTGGAACTGCAAGCCGTCTTCGTTTAGTCCCGGAGAGCGTTATCCCAGCATCCGTCCACCTGTGTCCAGGTGCAGTCACTGCCAGACTTTAAAGTGGTTGGAAGAGTCCATGAAGCAGGAAGGCTGCTTCAATCCCGAGGTTGTCAACGATGCCCTCAGGATCTGGCGGAGCAGTCCGCACAAGAAGACGCTCGGCTACTATGGCATAGGCAATCCCAACGAGAAACCCGAGGCTGAAAGCTACAACAAGTCTCTGAAGAGAAGTTTGCAGCATACCAAGGGTGGTGTGCCGAAGGTGAAAGCCCTTCACTCGCCTTTACCATTGCCCCTGAAGCCACCGAAGCCAGCTCCTGTTTGCCAGCCATACATCCTCAATCCGCAGGCTCTGCAAGCGGAGCTCGAGAGGATGCCCACGGTCAAGCAGAAGCTCAGGCCCAGCGAGGCCTTCTCTGCTCTGTTCTGCCGGATGCCTATCGATCCCAAGGATCCGCTGGGCGTAAACGAGGCCAGAAACAAAGCCAGGGAgcaagccaaagccaaagagaAGCCAGTGAAGTCCCCTAACCATGGCAAGCACTGGTACTGCCCTCCAAAGTGTGACGGGGCGGAGAACAAGTGCACGGATTACGAGTGGGCCAAGTACAATTTGGACTCCAGGTCCTACGACGAGGCCTTCGAGCGGTGGTTTAAGGAACAGACTATCGTTCAGCCGGACCAGGAGCCGCTGAACTACGATGACCTATACAAGCGCTTTCAGGGCTGCTTCGAGATCAAGTCCGGGCCGGATCCTGAATGCCTGGCCTTGGTAGAGTGCTGTCCGGGAATGGAAATGCCAGGAGGAGGATCAGCAGGTGATGGTACAGGTGGAGGATCAGCtggcggaggagcaggtggaGGAACAGCTGGAGGTGGCGCAGGCGAACACGGTGAAGATGGTAAGGGTGGAACCGGTAGGGATGGCCAGGGCGATGGAGTTGGTGGATCCCCTTCCAAAGATGGGTTAAAGCAAAAAGGAGACCAGGATCAGGCCGATAAGGATAAGGACAGGTACACGAATGACAAAAACAAGGACAAAAACAGGGATAAAAATACGGACAAGGATAAAGACACAGACAAGAACAAGGATAAAGACACAGACAAGGACAAAAACAAGGACAAGTACGACAAAGACACAGACAAAAACAAGGACAAAATCAGCGACAAAGACACAGGCAAGGATAaagacaaggacaaggacaagaaCACGAataaggacaaggacaaggacaaaaTTGGAGATACCAAGAACAACAATGCAGACAAGGGCAAAACCAAGAACAAGGACAAGACTGGTAAGGAAGACGGCGATGCGGACAAGGACAAGTGGGGAAAGGGCAAAAATAAGGATAAAACGAAAGACGGAGAAGAacttgataaaaataaatccaaaccAGAGCCTGGCAAGGACAAAAAGAAGGAAGTAGAAGAATCTGATAAAGATAAGTCCCAACTAAAGCCTGACAATGACAAAAAGGATAAAAAGAAAGGCAAGACCTCCGAAGAGCATGCTAAAGCCAAATCCAAACTAAAGCCTGGCCAGAAACCCGAATTTCCCAAGGATATGATCAATGATCTTAGGCTAACAGACGCCAGCGACATCCCGAATGACCGTACCAAACGTCCCTCGTCATTGGAAGTCCCGGAAAAAGAATCCTTAGTGGAGGATGACAACATGTGGACGTGGAAGCTCAGAGAGAAGCCTAAAAAGTCCCGAAGGAAGAGCAACAAGTCAAAGTCGAAGGCAAAATCGGTGTCTCCTGTCAACGAGAAGGATCAGGATAAGGACAAAAATCAGTGTCCTCCCTGTCCACCAGAAGGCTGTCCCTGTGCCATCTGCAAAGCTGTGTATGGCCAGCCAGTGGAGGATAGGCCGTTTATGAAGGATTTGCTGCGCCAGGAGAAGGAGCGCAAGCTGCGGGATTATCTTCGGAACATGCGGCATGCGGAGTACCTCAAGTGCGGCGGCGCTCAGGGCAGGGCACCGCTGCACCGCGTGGACCCCACCACCTGCGATGACACCTTCT CCAATCCCAAGCTGGGCGAATACTGCGACTGCCTGGGTGCCCTGCAGCGCCTCCAGGTTCTCCTTGACAAGCGCCGCCATCCGTTCATCAACAGAGAGGTCAACCTTAACCTCGCCAAGCTACGGAGTCGCATTGTCCGGCGGTTGTGTGAGAGCATCTAA